The Sphaerochaeta globosa str. Buddy region AGTTCATACGCACGAACAGCGTATTCGACCAAACTGTCCAAAGAAATTTTGTTAGTGCGTTCTATTGAATCCAAGCCCAGCCTCTTCTTCCACAATCCTAGTTGATTCTTATCAAGATTCAATAAAGAAAGGTAGGTTTTCTGGGAAATTGCTTCAATCTCTTCCAACCGCTTAACCATGGTATGAAAAGGGACGAGAAAGATTCGGGCAAGTTTGAGAATGTCTGTAAGGTCTTTCAGTTTGGGTTCCATAGCATGCAGGTGCATTTCCTTAATGAGAAGCAGTTCAGGCAACAGTAGGGCTCTGACAAATTGATTGGCCTGCTGCTGGTTGGGAGTAAGCTCTTGTTTGGTTTCTTCAAGGGTGGCTGCCAGCAGAACCCCCTCTCGATGGTCATACCAGATATGGTAGAGGGCATGAGCAGCTGACAGTATTTGCTCTTCATAGCTGAGAGAGGTATTGATGCACACAAAGGTTTCACCCTGGAGATGAGAGAAGTATCCCCCAATACTCTCATCGTCCAGTGGATAGTACAGCACCCTGCTATGGAGCTGGAGGATATCAAAAATCTGATCTTGCAGGATGGTGTTCTGCTTGTAGTAGGAAGCCAGCTTATTTTGTGCTTGCATTTCCAAAAAGGAGTTACCGTTTGCTTTCTGTGTTGTGATTTGCATCAACGACTTCCTCCAAGTAGAGAATTTCCTGCATGACATCGGCCAAGAACAGCAGCTTCTCTCGTGTATGTTGGTTCTGGATATGATTCAGGCAATCAAGAAAATCTGATTGTTTTATTACTCCTGACGGAGCAAGGAGCACGTCAACAGTTGTTCCTAAAGCTGTAGCAATGGACGATATTTCTGTTACGTTGATGGCTTTATTACCTGCGACTATCTTATTCATTACTTGCTTGGAGACACCGATTGCTGTGGCGAGTGCTTGTTGGGTCATATCCTGCTCATCCAAGATCCTCTTGATTGTGTTTCCTACTTCTTCAAAGGAAAGAGTTCCCATAGATTTCGTTGCCCCCTAACCAAGAGTACGTGCCTGTTGCTAGAAAGTCAACAATATGGAGAAAAAAAATTAAAAATGACTTAAAAGGTACACGTAATATGCACTTTATTCGCAAAAGAATCGTTAGTGTGTCAATTACCTACAATCATTGAATACTCGCTTGTGGCCACAAATGTGTTTAGTTCAGAGAAACCGTTATTTCTGTAGTAGTATCTTTGGTAATCGTAACAGCGATATTTTCCTGTTTTCTGATGATGTTAGTGGTTTCTAGAGTCGCACCTGCTCCAACGGCGCTGTAAAGCTCATACACATCACATACCCATGATCCCACATTCAGAATGCCGGTAGTGAACTCACCGCTATTATCCGACAGAACATCAGCTTCATAACTTGCTTGTGTAAAATAACTATCGTCAGTGGTGTGTGCTCCTCTGAAATAGTAATGGCGAGTATCCTGTATGTCTGGAACGGTGAATTCAATCAAACCAGTGTCTGCATTCTCGATGGATTCTTCACACCCGGTCAGTACCAGTGTGAGTGCCAACAAGCTGATAATAATGAGGGAGACGTATGCTTTATTCATTGCGTCCTCCAGATAGTTTGGTAGTACTAGAATACGATACCTGGTTGGACACTTCAAGGATTATGTAATGATTTGTGACTTCTGGATTTCAGAAATTGAGTGAGCCCAATACTAAAGTCCTAAATTTGTGCTATGGGGAATGCAAATATACTTAGTCTGCTTCAAAGCCAAACAACATCCTGCAGAAACGCTTTCCCGTCTCAGTCCTGAAAATCTGTTCGTACGTGGTCTTGATAGTTTGGTTGTCCATGGCTTTTTCCTGGAGGTTTACCAGGAAGTCACTTTCTACAAGAATTTGATAATCGAGACCTTGGATGTCGGTGTAGGTGTGGTGATGACCTACCAGGTAGGCAACCCGATCTGTAATTTCTCTAGCGAATCCCAAGCTGGCAAGCAATTCCAATGCTAGCGGAGGTCCCTCGATCTCCTGCAACTTTCCAGAACTCTTTCCCTCATACTTGGCTTCACAGACCTTTATGCCGATGTCATGCACAATCGCTGCTGCTTCCAAGGTGAATTGAGTCCTATCATCGAGGCCTTCGAGCAATCCGATGGAGCGGGCATACCCATGTACTTTTACCAAGTGTGCGATTCTGCGTGAGTCGGGACTGTCAAAGGCAATCGTCTTATCAAGTAAAGTGGCAAGCATACGAGCGTTGTTCATGGCGTGCTCCTTGTTTTGAAGTGTAGAATGCCTTAAAGCTGTTGCCAAGCAATCTCTCTTACCTTGCTTTCAGGTTCATACAGATAGATTGGAATAGTGGTAGTCTCTTGTTGGGGTTTTGCAATACGCTCGGGTTCAGCGATCAGATCGTAGCCCTTCTGCTGTTTGACTGCCTCTACAAACTCCCCGATGGATTGCAATGGATAGTTAAAAGCCATACCCCTGCACGCAGGCCCGACCTTTGAAGCGTCGTGGATATCACTGCCGCTGGTCATGGAAAGATTGTATCTCTTGGCATAGGCACAAGCCTTTCGGTCATTCTCATGTTCATTCTCTCTATTGATCGCTTCAACGCCATGCACAACGGTGGGATGCAATTGTATGGAGTCGAGATAGAAGCGTTCGCGAAACGGGTGTGCTTGAATCATAAGTCCCCCGTCTCTGTCCACAGCCTCAAAGAGCTCTTGATGATTCCATTTCATAATCTGGGGATGGCTCAACAGCCATGTCTTGTCCAAGCCATAAATCAAGTACTCATCGTTGCCAAAAGAGTGCTCCCAGCCAAAGAATACGGAGAGGCCTGCTTCATCACCGGCTTGCTTTGTATGTTCATATCCCATAGAGAACTGTTGGATACGTTGGTCCCAAGGAAGGGAACGGGATATGGATGAGTTGCCGTTGAAGAAATGGTCGGTAACGATAATACCGGCGTAACCGGCCTGCAAATAGGGTGCAATATACTCAGAAGCCCAGCTTAGTGAACAGGCGCTGGCTTCCTTGGTATGGAGGTGGGTCTCATAGAGGAACTGGTTCATATGGCTTGAGTATACAGATTTGTATGAATTCTGCACATCCTTTTTGAGAATGCAAGGACTATGAGTGAGTTTTAAGATATTGTGAGATTTTACAATAAATTTGAATATATACCTAATAAAAATACCGAGTTAGGAATAAAAAGAAAGTAAATGATAGTAATTTGGCCAAAACAAAGAGGCCCTTTCGGGCCCCTATGCTTGTTATACAATCCTTGGGTCTACGTCTTTGGTGTAATCGATATCAGAGAAGCCAAAGCCATGAATCTGCTCATACTCTTCCCAGACACCGCCCAAGTCTCCTTGGACAAGTGGTTTGCCTTCTTGTTGCAAGGCCCAACGTCTCTCGACCTCTTGCTGGATTTCACTCAACATTTCCCAGTCATCTACACGGACTCTGCCTTCGCTGTCGGTGGGGATTGCCTTATTGGAATACAACAGGGTAGTAAAGAGACGATAGATTTGTTGGGTGCAGTGTTCGTGTAAGCCCTTCTCCTTCATCACCTGGTACAGCAGCGCCATGTACAGGGGAACTACGGGAATGACTGCACTGGCCCGGGTGACCAACGCCTTGTTGACGGACACGTACGCCTTGCCGTTGATGGCCTTGAGCTTGTTTGTGAGCTGTGCTGCGCTGTTCTCCAGATGTTCCTTCGCCTTTCCAATCGTACCTTCACGATAGACGGGGTAGGTGATTCTCGGGCCGATGTAGGAATAGGCAACAGTCATGGCGTCTTTGGCAAGCAGATGTTTCTTCAAGAGGAAGTCGATCCACAGACTCCAATCCTCTCCCCCCATCACCTTCACCGTCTCAGTGACCTGCTCTTCGGTTGCCGGCTCGATGGTTGCCTGCTTGACGATTTCACTCTCCAAGTCCACCGAAAGCGCTGAGAAGGTTTTACCGATAGGCTTGAGGACCGACTTGTACGTCTGACCGGTTGCCGGGTCATTCCGAAGGGGGCTGGCAAGCGAATAAATGACCAGGTCGACTTGGCCCAACTCATCCTGGATTCTTTGGGCAACTGCTTCTTTGACTTGCGTGCTGAAGGCATCACCGAAAACCGAACTGGCTTTCAAGCCCTTACGCTTTGCTATGTCCTCGAACGCCATCGTGTTGTACCAGCCCGGGGTTGCCGTTTTATTCTCGCTCGGTTCCCTCTCAAAACTTACATTGATTGTATCGGCCCCATTGGCGAACGCCGCGACAATACGCGACGAGAGACCGTAACCGGTCGAACCTCCGAGAATGAGCACCCGCTTGGGAAGCGGGAGATTCTCTATCTGTGGATAGTGCTCCTGTGTGCTGTGTTTGGCATGCGATTCCACCCAGGCGATCTGGTCTTCGACATACCGCCTGCACCCTACAGGGTGGGCGGTAAGGCTCACATTTCTCAACACTTTCTTGGTAATAATCACATCTGCCTCTTTTATGCTTTATTGTCGCCGACGATGCACATCCAGGTAGCCTCGGCGGCTACCTTCCCATCGACGGTGATGGTACCGCACTGGCGGACCATGACCTGGGAAACCCGGGTGTTTTGCACCGTAATGATGGCTGTATCACCAGGCCGGACCTGAGCCCGGAATTTTGCTTTCTCAATAGTAGCCAGAACGAAAAAAGCGCCATGAGGAAGAATCCCCTCCTGGACCAAACCCGCACCACCGCATTGGGCCATAGTCTCAACCAGTATAACACCGGGAACAACCGGATAGCCGGGGAAATGTCCCTTGAAAAAGAAGTGGTCGGCTGTGAACACACGTTTGGCCACCGTATGCTTGTCATCGACCTCCAAGAGCTCATCAAGAAAAATGAACGGATCTCGGTGAGGAATCAAATCAACTGGCGATTCAAATACTTCAGACATTGTCAGCACTCCTTACAATGGTGTATAGGCTTTGAAGACGAGCACACCGTTATGCCCTCCAAACCCAAGCGAATTACTCATAGCATAGCGAATTGTACCCTCTCTTCCGTGGTTTGGTACATAGTCAAGATCACACTCGCTGTCTGGATTTGTCAGGTTCAGCGTACAAGGGAAGTACTGATCCCTGATAGCGAGCAGACACACAATCGCTTCCACAGCACCAGCAGCAGCAATGAGGTGACTGGTCATGGACTTGGTGGATGAGACCTTGAGATTGTAAGCGTGGCTTCCAAACGCACTCTTGATAGCTTTGGTCTCCATTGAATCGTTGGCGGCGGTACTGGTCCCGTGGGCGTTGATGTAGTCAACCTCCTCAGGTTTTGCCCCGGCCATTGCAATGGCGGCTTTCATAGCTCTGGCGGCTCCTTCGCCGTCAGGATTCGGGGCGGTGAGGTGGTAGGCATCACAGGTCATGCTGTAGCCGGCAATTTCACCCAGAATCGTAGCTCCACGAGCCATTGCATGGGAAAGCGATTCGAGAACGAGCATACCCGCTCCCTCTCCCATGACAAATCCATCGCGCTCCTTATCGAAAGGACGACTGGCGATCAGAGGTGTATCGTTGTACTTGGTCGCCAAAGCCTGGAGGCGGCAGAAACCAGCAACGCTGAGCTTGGTTATCGCAGCCTCGGTACCGCCGCTTAGGGCAACATCGACTTGACCGTAGCGGATGGCGTTGAAGGCGTCCCCGATGGCATCGGTGCCGCTTGCGCAGGCAGTGACGGTGGTGTGGCAGGGCCCTTTGAAGTTGTAATGGATGGCAATGTTGCCGGCGGCCTCATTGCTGATAAGCTTGGGAATGGTCAGAGGGGCAACTGCATGAGGTCCACGCTCAAAGAGCTTTGCCATGTTTTCCCCAACAACCTCGAAGCCACCGATTCCGTTTCCCAGGTAGACTCCGCTTCGGTACGGATCATATCCGCCTTTGTCCAAATCCGCCTGCTGCATGGCCTGCACCGCTGCATGCACGGCAAACTTGGTAAAGTCGGCCATTCCCCGTGTTTCCTTGCGGTCCAGCAAATCAGAGGGATCGAAATCACGTACCTCCCCGGCAATCTTTGCAGGGTAGTCGGTGGTGTCGAACTTGGTAATCGGTCCAATACCCGAAACACCTGCTTTGATATTGGCCCAGAACTGCGTGATGCTCGTTCCCAAGGGGTTTACGGTCCCCATACCGGTTACTACTACTCGTTCAAGTTCAATCATATCGTTCTCCCCTTACATTGCCATGCCGCCATCGACCGCCAACACTTGGCCGGTGATGTAGGATGCTTTTTCAGACGCCAAAAATGCTACTGCATTGGCAACTTCCTCTGCTTTTCCGATTCTCCCGAGCGGAATCTGAGTAGCAATCTGCAGTCTGATTGTCTCAGACAGTACTTCGGTCATTGCCGTATCGATGAAACCAGGAGCGATGACATTGACCCTCACATTGCGGGCCGAAAGCTCGCGGGCAAGGCTTTTTGAAAAACCGATGATCCCCGCCTTGCTGGCTGCGTAGTTGGTCTGTCCGCCGTTACCCATGATTCCCACCACACTGGAGATATTGATGATAGAGCCCTTGCGTTGGTTGGCCATAAGCCGTGATATCCTGCGGCAGGTGAGGAAAACCGAAGTCAGGTTGACCGCCAGCACTTCGTCCCAGGCCTCATCCTTCATGCGCATGATCAGGCCATCACGGGTGATACCTGCGTTGTTGACCAAAACATCCAGCGTTCCTGCTTCCTTTATCACGGTCTCCAAAGCCGCTTCGACGCTGCTTCGGTCAGCCATGTCGCATCCAACGTGATGCAGGTTCTCATGCTCCTCACTTTTGCTGCGGGAGAGGGACCAAACTGCATAGCCCTCCGAAAGCAAGACCTTTACAATCTCCCTTCCAATTCCCCGTGAGCCTCCGGTTACCAAGGCATGTTTCTGTTCGCTCATACTGCTCGTTCCTTTGCATATGCTTGTATTGTTGTCTCTTCACCCAGACTGAGGCAGGATGACTGTATTCCATTGTTCTTGCACAGCCCACTCAGGACTGTCCCGTATCCGACTTCTGCAATATCGGCATCAGCCATTGCTTTGATATTCTGCATGAGTTTTGTCCATCGTACCGGTCGTGCCAGCTGTAGGCTGAGCTGCCTTCGTGCATCTTCTGCACTGGTGATGCTCTGGCCATCTACACTGGAGAGAACCAGGTGGCTTGGATCGTGCATGACAAGTCCATCCAAAAAGGTTCTGAAAGGCTTGCTTGCCTCCTCCATGAAGGGCGTGTGGAAGGGCCCTGAGACCTTGAGTGCAATAAAACGCTTCGCCCCTTTTGCCAAAAAGGATTCCTTGGCTTTGGCAATGCTCTCGCTCAGACCTGAAAGCACCACCTGGTTGGGCGCGTTGTCATTGGCGGCATACAAACCCTCCAAACCGAGCTCTTGTAGTACCTCTAGCACTGCCTCATAGTCAAGGCCAATGATGGCCGCCATCCCGAGATCTCCTAAGGAAAGACGTGCCTTTTGTGACATTTCGTCCATCAACTTGGTTCTTTGCTTTACAATCGTGAAGAGTGTTTCATCATCAAATATTTCGGCTGCACGGTATGCCGAAAGCTCCCCAAGACTGAAGCCGCAATGGACCTTGGATTGGATGCCATACTCCTGAAGGCGAATCTGTGCAGAGCAACTGGCCAGCGTTATGGCCATCTGGGCGGAGCTGGTCAGCTCTTGTTCGCTACCCTCGGATAGGAGGTTGAACAAATCCTTGCCGGCAACATCGCTTGCTAGGGCAAAGAGCTCACGTACCTTCGCGCTTGCATGATAGAGGTCGATGGCCATACCTTGTTTTTGTGAGCCTTGGCCTGGGTAGAGTGCGATTATTGGTGCCATGTCAGTAGTGTTCCTCCATAGGTGAGTCCCGCCCCGAAGCCGACGAGCAACAGCTTTTGTCCATCCTTCAGCAATCCTTTTTCCTGCATTTCTGCAAGAGCCAGGGGAATGGAAGCAGCCGAGGTATTTGCATACTGTTCGATGTTCAAATAGAATTTCTGAACATCGATATCCAACCGTTTTGCACATGCGGCGATGATACGTTGGTTTGCCTGATGCGGGACGATCCAGGCAATATCGTCAATGGTCATGGTGTTTCTTTGCAGCAGGGTCTCAATGGTATGTCTGATGGAGCGGACTGCGAACGAGTAGACAGAGCGGCCATCCATTTGTATCGTACGGCTCTTTTGGTCGATGACCAGAGCATCGGCTCCCGCTGCTTCCGCTTTCAGGTACGTATCCAGAATTCCTTCGGTCTCTTCCTTGCTTTCAAGCAGGACGCAACCCGCCCCGTCTCCGAAGAGCACGCACGTATTGCGGTCATCCCAGTCGACAACCGACGAAAGGGTTTCAGAACCCACCACCAGAGCATTCTTCATAGCCCCGGATACAATCATGGCCCGACCTACCTCAAGGGCATAGATGAAGCCTGTGCAGCCTGCACTGATGTCCAAAGCGGGGCCGGTAATGCCCAGTCTTTGGGCAAGCAGGCAGGCGGTGGA contains the following coding sequences:
- a CDS encoding ImmA/IrrE family metallo-endopeptidase, with product MQITTQKANGNSFLEMQAQNKLASYYKQNTILQDQIFDILQLHSRVLYYPLDDESIGGYFSHLQGETFVCINTSLSYEEQILSAAHALYHIWYDHREGVLLAATLEETKQELTPNQQQANQFVRALLLPELLLIKEMHLHAMEPKLKDLTDILKLARIFLVPFHTMVKRLEEIEAISQKTYLSLLNLDKNQLGLWKKRLGLDSIERTNKISLDSLVEYAVRAYELHQITFERLEYLLSLACLQAGEVGITSPEKPQTPSEEELSRLITP
- a CDS encoding helix-turn-helix domain-containing protein, with amino-acid sequence MGTLSFEEVGNTIKRILDEQDMTQQALATAIGVSKQVMNKIVAGNKAINVTEISSIATALGTTVDVLLAPSGVIKQSDFLDCLNHIQNQHTREKLLFLADVMQEILYLEEVVDANHNTESKR
- a CDS encoding HD domain-containing protein, producing MNNARMLATLLDKTIAFDSPDSRRIAHLVKVHGYARSIGLLEGLDDRTQFTLEAAAIVHDIGIKVCEAKYEGKSSGKLQEIEGPPLALELLASLGFAREITDRVAYLVGHHHTYTDIQGLDYQILVESDFLVNLQEKAMDNQTIKTTYEQIFRTETGKRFCRMLFGFEAD
- a CDS encoding PHP domain-containing protein, yielding MNQFLYETHLHTKEASACSLSWASEYIAPYLQAGYAGIIVTDHFFNGNSSISRSLPWDQRIQQFSMGYEHTKQAGDEAGLSVFFGWEHSFGNDEYLIYGLDKTWLLSHPQIMKWNHQELFEAVDRDGGLMIQAHPFRERFYLDSIQLHPTVVHGVEAINRENEHENDRKACAYAKRYNLSMTSGSDIHDASKVGPACRGMAFNYPLQSIGEFVEAVKQQKGYDLIAEPERIAKPQQETTTIPIYLYEPESKVREIAWQQL
- the fabV gene encoding enoyl-ACP reductase FabV, giving the protein MIITKKVLRNVSLTAHPVGCRRYVEDQIAWVESHAKHSTQEHYPQIENLPLPKRVLILGGSTGYGLSSRIVAAFANGADTINVSFEREPSENKTATPGWYNTMAFEDIAKRKGLKASSVFGDAFSTQVKEAVAQRIQDELGQVDLVIYSLASPLRNDPATGQTYKSVLKPIGKTFSALSVDLESEIVKQATIEPATEEQVTETVKVMGGEDWSLWIDFLLKKHLLAKDAMTVAYSYIGPRITYPVYREGTIGKAKEHLENSAAQLTNKLKAINGKAYVSVNKALVTRASAVIPVVPLYMALLYQVMKEKGLHEHCTQQIYRLFTTLLYSNKAIPTDSEGRVRVDDWEMLSEIQQEVERRWALQQEGKPLVQGDLGGVWEEYEQIHGFGFSDIDYTKDVDPRIV
- the fabZ gene encoding 3-hydroxyacyl-ACP dehydratase FabZ encodes the protein MSEVFESPVDLIPHRDPFIFLDELLEVDDKHTVAKRVFTADHFFFKGHFPGYPVVPGVILVETMAQCGGAGLVQEGILPHGAFFVLATIEKAKFRAQVRPGDTAIITVQNTRVSQVMVRQCGTITVDGKVAAEATWMCIVGDNKA
- the fabF gene encoding beta-ketoacyl-ACP synthase II, with the translated sequence MIELERVVVTGMGTVNPLGTSITQFWANIKAGVSGIGPITKFDTTDYPAKIAGEVRDFDPSDLLDRKETRGMADFTKFAVHAAVQAMQQADLDKGGYDPYRSGVYLGNGIGGFEVVGENMAKLFERGPHAVAPLTIPKLISNEAAGNIAIHYNFKGPCHTTVTACASGTDAIGDAFNAIRYGQVDVALSGGTEAAITKLSVAGFCRLQALATKYNDTPLIASRPFDKERDGFVMGEGAGMLVLESLSHAMARGATILGEIAGYSMTCDAYHLTAPNPDGEGAARAMKAAIAMAGAKPEEVDYINAHGTSTAANDSMETKAIKSAFGSHAYNLKVSSTKSMTSHLIAAAGAVEAIVCLLAIRDQYFPCTLNLTNPDSECDLDYVPNHGREGTIRYAMSNSLGFGGHNGVLVFKAYTPL
- the fabG gene encoding 3-oxoacyl-[acyl-carrier-protein] reductase, whose product is MSEQKHALVTGGSRGIGREIVKVLLSEGYAVWSLSRSKSEEHENLHHVGCDMADRSSVEAALETVIKEAGTLDVLVNNAGITRDGLIMRMKDEAWDEVLAVNLTSVFLTCRRISRLMANQRKGSIINISSVVGIMGNGGQTNYAASKAGIIGFSKSLARELSARNVRVNVIAPGFIDTAMTEVLSETIRLQIATQIPLGRIGKAEEVANAVAFLASEKASYITGQVLAVDGGMAM
- a CDS encoding ACP S-malonyltransferase, translating into MAPIIALYPGQGSQKQGMAIDLYHASAKVRELFALASDVAGKDLFNLLSEGSEQELTSSAQMAITLASCSAQIRLQEYGIQSKVHCGFSLGELSAYRAAEIFDDETLFTIVKQRTKLMDEMSQKARLSLGDLGMAAIIGLDYEAVLEVLQELGLEGLYAANDNAPNQVVLSGLSESIAKAKESFLAKGAKRFIALKVSGPFHTPFMEEASKPFRTFLDGLVMHDPSHLVLSSVDGQSITSAEDARRQLSLQLARPVRWTKLMQNIKAMADADIAEVGYGTVLSGLCKNNGIQSSCLSLGEETTIQAYAKERAV
- a CDS encoding beta-ketoacyl-ACP synthase III — its product is MKPPQSIQITALGSYSPIRVVTNDELSHRVDTSDEWIRSHTGIGQRHLAAENETTSDLACKAVENMLALYGRSADQIDGIVVATATPDYPGFPSTACLLAQRLGITGPALDISAGCTGFIYALEVGRAMIVSGAMKNALVVGSETLSSVVDWDDRNTCVLFGDGAGCVLLESKEETEGILDTYLKAEAAGADALVIDQKSRTIQMDGRSVYSFAVRSIRHTIETLLQRNTMTIDDIAWIVPHQANQRIIAACAKRLDIDVQKFYLNIEQYANTSAASIPLALAEMQEKGLLKDGQKLLLVGFGAGLTYGGTLLTWHQ